In Lewinellaceae bacterium, a single window of DNA contains:
- a CDS encoding DUF4350 domain-containing protein: MLKRKYILVLILAVVLATATLMLLFRNPSKRFDWRETYDEESRQPYGAYVIYELLQGFFPDAPVEVMRDSLSGVLPGENESANYVFIGQALYMDSSDVNALLHFVEAGNLAFISSKTIPYDLMFHLYYEECDDIYWEDYNVLYDTTVHLNFEHARLRADTGYAFTYLARQEARPYSWSYIEPFYFCEEETGLAPIGMMNDSLANFARVRYGEGFFYLHTTPIAFSNLQLLEEPGLEYANRAFSHLQPGPIYWDRYSRAPEWMGRRMNNRNNYLSNRELSKESPLQYILGQPPLAWAWYTLLALGLLFLAFRAKRKQRIIPVLDPNTNTSLAFLSTIGRLYFIQNNHKKLALQQMKLFRAFLRERYFIQSRDLDEDFMERLAHKSEIPGETIEKIILLYKNIRNSSFVSENTLIDFHRILDGFYKNCK; encoded by the coding sequence ATGCTGAAGCGAAAATACATACTGGTGCTGATCCTGGCCGTCGTGTTGGCCACAGCCACCCTCATGCTCCTGTTTCGGAACCCCTCCAAGCGCTTCGACTGGCGGGAGACCTACGACGAGGAAAGCCGGCAGCCCTATGGCGCCTACGTGATCTACGAGCTGTTGCAGGGCTTTTTCCCCGATGCTCCGGTGGAGGTGATGAGGGACAGCCTCAGCGGCGTGCTGCCCGGAGAAAATGAATCCGCCAACTACGTCTTCATCGGCCAGGCTCTATATATGGACTCTTCTGACGTCAACGCCCTGCTGCATTTTGTGGAGGCCGGCAACCTGGCTTTTATTTCCAGCAAGACCATCCCCTACGACCTCATGTTTCACCTTTACTATGAAGAGTGCGACGATATTTACTGGGAGGATTACAACGTGCTGTACGATACCACCGTCCACCTCAACTTCGAGCACGCCCGGCTGCGCGCCGATACAGGCTACGCCTTTACTTATCTGGCCCGGCAGGAAGCAAGGCCCTACTCCTGGAGCTATATAGAGCCGTTCTACTTTTGCGAAGAAGAAACGGGCCTGGCGCCGATCGGCATGATGAACGACAGCCTCGCCAATTTTGCCCGGGTGCGTTACGGGGAGGGTTTTTTCTACCTGCATACCACCCCCATTGCCTTCTCCAACCTGCAACTGCTGGAAGAACCAGGCCTGGAATACGCCAACCGAGCTTTTTCCCACCTGCAGCCCGGCCCGATCTACTGGGACCGCTACAGCCGGGCGCCGGAATGGATGGGCCGGCGGATGAACAACCGCAACAACTACCTCTCCAACCGGGAATTGTCGAAAGAGAGCCCCCTGCAGTACATCCTGGGGCAGCCGCCGCTGGCCTGGGCGTGGTATACGCTCCTGGCACTGGGCTTGCTGTTCCTCGCCTTCCGCGCCAAGCGCAAACAGCGGATCATCCCGGTGCTGGACCCCAACACCAATACCTCGCTGGCCTTCCTCTCCACCATCGGGCGGCTGTACTTTATCCAGAACAACCACAAAAAACTGGCCCTGCAACAGATGAAGCTCTTCCGGGCCTTTCTCCGGGAGCGCTATTTCATCCAATCGCGGGACCTCGATGAGGATTTTATGGAACGCCTGGCCCATAAATCGGAAATTCCTGGGGAAACCATTGAGAAGATCATACTTTTGTATAAAAATATCCGAAACTCGTCCTTCGTGTCAGAGAATACCCTGATCGATTTTCACCGTATACTGGATGGGTTTTACAAAAATTGCAAATGA
- a CDS encoding DUF4129 domain-containing protein — translation MRFNFFLILLFSLHSLSAQEQGPSSRYLKERVESRQFEKEDWEKAKEGLDFSEAAVKKKEPEPAKEPAGDGEGQAETRPRERSSVQIDPKMAAGLLKFMAIVILAIVLALILRGVLGLESNPRNKKLGSEESKSAISLEKIEENIHESDLDAFIRQALAQEEYALAIRLYYLSVLKELSLRKAIRWKRDKTNRQYIQEMRQSPLSGAFEEVTGIFEQAWYGGRQVNRRGYQAAELKFRALARRIKGG, via the coding sequence ATGAGATTCAACTTTTTTCTGATCCTTCTTTTTTCCTTACACTCCCTTAGCGCGCAGGAGCAGGGCCCCTCCAGCCGCTACCTGAAGGAGCGCGTGGAGAGCCGTCAGTTTGAAAAAGAAGATTGGGAGAAGGCAAAAGAAGGCCTCGACTTTTCGGAGGCGGCCGTAAAAAAGAAAGAGCCCGAACCGGCAAAGGAACCTGCCGGCGACGGGGAAGGACAAGCCGAAACCCGGCCCAGAGAGCGGAGCAGCGTGCAGATCGACCCCAAGATGGCCGCCGGCCTACTGAAGTTCATGGCTATTGTCATCCTGGCCATCGTGCTGGCCCTCATCCTGCGAGGGGTGCTGGGGTTGGAGAGCAACCCCCGAAATAAAAAACTAGGGTCAGAGGAATCGAAAAGCGCGATCAGCCTGGAGAAGATAGAAGAAAACATTCACGAATCCGACCTCGACGCCTTTATCCGGCAGGCTTTGGCGCAGGAAGAATACGCCCTGGCCATTCGCCTGTACTATCTTTCTGTGCTCAAGGAGCTGTCTCTGCGCAAGGCCATCCGTTGGAAGCGGGACAAGACCAACCGCCAGTACATTCAGGAAATGCGGCAATCGCCCCTTTCCGGCGCTTTCGAAGAAGTGACCGGCATCTTTGAACAGGCCTGGTACGGGGGGCGGCAGGTAAACCGGCGGGGCTATCAGGCTGCAGAACTAAAATTCCGGGCGCTGGCCCGCCGGATAAAAGGGGGATAA
- a CDS encoding stage II sporulation protein M translates to MRETNFIEQNKDKWREFEHTLDSPRKDPDKLNDLFVQITDDLSYSRTFYPNRSVRVYLNGLAQRIFFSIYKNRRSRARRLLTFWTDELPQLVHESRAEFRTSFLVFLLACLIGVVSSAMDEQFANVILGDSYVEMTVENIESGDPMAVYKEKGAFGMSLGITLNNLFVAFLTFVMGVFFTVGTVAILIRNGIMLGAFQYFFIERGLFWDSFLTIWIHGTLEISAIIIAGAAGITMGKGLVFPGTYTRLQSFQRSARRGIKIMIGIAPIIVTAGFIEGYLTRHTDSPPIVRAGFILGCLAFVLLYFVWYPRRKARAGFREQIRDTHINADTGQWINFSQIKSSGEIFSEVFVFFRKNAGRFVLAALLSAILYTAAVFLTGTAPPAEQFVFMNRAFGTATALSQFFANDTIPLLPLINTLCFSIMGYVVFQRLILEEQAELSDKIVPGFLKMLVPMGALQLLIFTNDWYTAFLALGLLPAPVLWAYASLREGINPIAALGRGVSLISQSYSKAFGLFLILMLVGFLAFSLADSTLAWFYLDLVTWVILLEESAMQQFSAVFLAFITVFILYLVFAIILIGGGLLYYSLLEIKEAPALIERIGQIGKRRSIKGLEQE, encoded by the coding sequence ATGCGCGAAACGAACTTCATCGAGCAAAACAAGGACAAGTGGCGGGAGTTTGAGCACACCCTGGACAGCCCGCGGAAAGACCCCGACAAGCTGAATGACCTCTTCGTGCAGATCACGGACGACCTTTCCTACTCCCGCACGTTCTACCCCAACCGCTCGGTGCGCGTTTACCTCAACGGGCTGGCGCAGCGCATCTTCTTCAGCATCTACAAAAACCGCCGTTCGCGCGCCCGCCGCCTGCTGACCTTCTGGACCGACGAGCTGCCGCAACTCGTCCACGAATCGAGGGCAGAATTCCGCACTTCCTTCCTGGTCTTCCTGCTGGCCTGCCTGATCGGGGTGGTATCCAGTGCGATGGACGAGCAGTTCGCCAATGTTATCCTGGGGGATTCTTATGTGGAGATGACGGTGGAGAATATAGAATCGGGCGACCCTATGGCGGTTTACAAGGAGAAGGGCGCCTTCGGCATGTCCCTGGGCATTACCCTGAACAACTTGTTTGTGGCCTTCCTGACCTTTGTGATGGGCGTTTTTTTTACGGTCGGCACGGTGGCCATCCTCATCCGAAACGGCATCATGCTGGGCGCCTTCCAGTATTTTTTTATCGAACGGGGCCTTTTCTGGGACTCTTTCCTGACCATCTGGATACACGGCACGCTGGAAATATCGGCCATCATCATCGCCGGAGCGGCGGGCATTACCATGGGCAAAGGGCTGGTCTTTCCCGGCACTTATACGCGCCTGCAATCTTTCCAGCGCTCCGCCCGGCGCGGCATCAAGATCATGATCGGCATCGCCCCCATCATTGTGACGGCGGGCTTCATCGAAGGCTACCTGACGCGGCATACCGATTCGCCGCCCATCGTCCGGGCGGGGTTCATCCTGGGCTGCCTGGCGTTCGTGTTGCTATACTTCGTGTGGTACCCCCGCCGAAAGGCCAGGGCTGGCTTCCGGGAGCAGATTCGGGACACCCACATCAATGCGGATACCGGGCAGTGGATCAACTTCTCCCAGATCAAATCTTCAGGAGAAATTTTTTCCGAAGTTTTTGTCTTTTTCCGCAAAAACGCCGGGCGTTTCGTGCTGGCGGCGCTCCTGTCGGCCATCCTGTACACGGCCGCCGTTTTTCTGACGGGCACCGCGCCTCCTGCCGAACAGTTCGTTTTTATGAACCGGGCTTTCGGGACCGCCACGGCGCTCAGCCAGTTTTTCGCCAACGATACGATACCGCTCCTGCCTCTGATCAATACCCTGTGCTTTTCCATCATGGGATATGTTGTCTTTCAGCGCCTCATCCTGGAAGAACAGGCGGAGTTAAGCGATAAAATAGTGCCGGGCTTTCTGAAAATGCTGGTCCCGATGGGCGCGCTGCAATTGCTGATATTCACCAACGACTGGTATACCGCCTTCCTGGCGCTGGGCTTGCTGCCCGCGCCGGTGCTGTGGGCTTACGCCAGCCTTCGGGAAGGCATCAACCCCATTGCCGCTCTGGGCAGAGGAGTTTCCCTGATCAGCCAGTCGTACAGCAAGGCATTTGGCTTGTTTCTCATTCTGATGCTGGTGGGCTTCCTGGCCTTTTCGCTGGCGGACAGCACCCTGGCCTGGTTCTACCTCGACCTGGTGACCTGGGTGATCCTGCTGGAAGAGTCGGCTATGCAGCAATTCAGCGCAGTCTTCCTGGCCTTTATTACGGTTTTTATCCTGTATCTGGTATTTGCCATCATCCTTATCGGCGGAGGTTTGTTGTATTATTCATTGTTGGAAATAAAGGAGGCACCGGCTCTGATAGAACGGATAGGGCAGATCGGCAAGCGGCGGAGTATTAAGGGGTTGGAGCAGGAGTAG
- a CDS encoding HipA domain-containing protein encodes MKDKKILESKIYNVTPSRKLVQTKSPVDNASLTKGEPNFYYSCENGPDQWLVKIPKLKGRDYFVVDQPLIGDAPKDFVSIYSYGNCRRRKISTWPRYLAKFGQKNYPVESITEHLISRIGAMFGFDMAETTLYLIRGELRLFSKYFLIEDQFLMHGAQIIATYLNDPMQEFVGLIEEKKLEKEFFTYQVIINAIEYVFPEQAKKIIEALFSLLLFDAIVGNKDRHHYNWGVITDVSRTNEPRLSPIYDSARGLFWNLHDQKIRDFFGKRNVIDKQRLMGYLNKSIPIIGWEGKRKVNHFELVKLILGLHPSLKNTCSILVDFDLLENVYAMMDREFKLLMTDHRFRLIKECLKLRLHELIDIFNH; translated from the coding sequence ATGAAAGATAAAAAGATTCTTGAAAGTAAAATTTACAATGTCACCCCTTCAAGGAAATTAGTCCAAACGAAGAGTCCTGTTGACAATGCGTCCCTTACAAAAGGGGAACCTAACTTTTACTATTCTTGTGAGAATGGTCCTGATCAATGGTTAGTGAAAATTCCTAAGCTCAAAGGACGAGATTATTTTGTGGTTGACCAACCCTTAATCGGAGATGCGCCAAAAGACTTTGTAAGTATTTATTCTTATGGAAACTGTAGAAGAAGAAAAATTTCAACTTGGCCACGCTATCTGGCGAAATTTGGACAAAAAAATTATCCAGTTGAAAGTATCACGGAACATCTTATTAGTAGGATCGGAGCAATGTTTGGATTTGACATGGCAGAAACTACTCTTTACTTAATAAGGGGAGAACTGCGTTTATTCAGTAAGTATTTTCTTATAGAAGATCAGTTTCTAATGCATGGTGCTCAAATTATTGCAACATATTTGAATGATCCTATGCAGGAGTTTGTAGGTTTAATAGAAGAAAAAAAGCTTGAGAAGGAGTTCTTCACATACCAAGTCATTATAAACGCTATTGAATATGTTTTTCCTGAGCAAGCCAAAAAAATAATTGAGGCGCTTTTTTCTTTACTTTTGTTTGATGCAATAGTTGGAAATAAAGATCGTCATCATTATAACTGGGGGGTAATTACAGATGTTTCCAGAACTAATGAACCTAGGCTTTCTCCAATTTATGATTCAGCAAGAGGGCTTTTTTGGAATCTACATGATCAAAAGATCAGAGACTTTTTTGGAAAAAGAAACGTTATTGACAAACAAAGATTAATGGGTTACTTGAATAAGTCTATTCCAATTATTGGCTGGGAAGGTAAAAGAAAAGTCAATCATTTTGAATTAGTTAAGTTAATCTTAGGTCTACATCCATCTCTTAAGAACACTTGTTCCATTTTAGTGGATTTTGACCTTTTAGAAAATGTCTACGCCATGATGGACCGAGAATTCAAACTACTTATGACTGACCATCGTTTTCGTTTGATCAAGGAATGTCTTAAATTAAGGCTTCATGAGTTAATTGATATTTTTAACCACTAA
- a CDS encoding HipA N-terminal domain-containing protein: protein MLTTTLDKISRWLKGKGQGHLSTPEGKQAVFALWYKDLAVGELRLENGVWSFRYTQMFKRQSEIKPVPDFPDLDRVYESKELHPFFMQRIPSLNQPKVKAKIVEEGIDGNNEVELLALFGKVSITNPFKLTISN from the coding sequence ATGTTAACAACAACGCTAGATAAAATTAGTAGGTGGTTAAAAGGAAAAGGTCAGGGTCATCTATCCACACCTGAAGGAAAGCAAGCTGTGTTCGCACTTTGGTATAAAGATTTAGCTGTTGGCGAGCTTCGTCTGGAAAATGGAGTATGGTCATTCAGATATACTCAAATGTTCAAAAGACAGAGTGAAATCAAACCTGTGCCTGATTTTCCTGATTTAGATAGAGTTTATGAAAGCAAAGAACTCCACCCTTTCTTTATGCAGAGAATCCCTAGCTTAAACCAACCCAAAGTAAAAGCCAAAATTGTTGAAGAGGGAATTGATGGAAATAATGAAGTTGAGTTGTTAGCATTATTTGGTAAGGTTTCAATTACTAACCCTTTTAAATTGACAATTTCTAACTAA
- a CDS encoding SDR family oxidoreductase yields MSKVVLITGASSGLGQALAQQLAGKGYRVYGTSRQPRSNELPYQMLAMDVRDEASVRQAIAAIVEKECRLDAVINNAGIGIAGPLEQTGLGNIEKVLDTNVKGPIRVIQAALPHLRQSKGRVLNISSIGALFGLPYRGVYCASKAAVDLLTEALRMELSAFGVQACSIHAGDIRTGINANRIRDYDPQDPTYKERFERVYANIDKDVEKGLPAEEVARQVIRALESPRLRRYYTIGKPLQRLSILARRLLPAPLFERIIRGYSGMG; encoded by the coding sequence ATGAGTAAAGTCGTTCTGATCACCGGCGCCTCCTCCGGGCTGGGGCAGGCCCTGGCCCAGCAGTTGGCCGGCAAAGGATACCGGGTGTACGGCACCAGCCGCCAGCCCCGAAGCAACGAACTGCCCTATCAGATGCTGGCTATGGACGTGCGGGACGAGGCCAGCGTCCGTCAGGCAATTGCTGCTATTGTAGAAAAAGAGTGCAGGCTGGACGCCGTCATCAACAACGCCGGCATCGGCATCGCCGGGCCGCTGGAACAAACCGGATTGGGCAACATCGAGAAGGTGCTGGACACCAACGTGAAAGGCCCCATTCGGGTCATTCAGGCCGCCCTGCCCCACCTGCGCCAATCCAAAGGCCGGGTGCTCAACATCAGTTCCATCGGGGCGCTCTTCGGCCTGCCCTACCGGGGCGTTTACTGCGCCAGCAAAGCGGCGGTGGACCTCCTCACGGAAGCTCTTCGCATGGAGCTTTCCGCTTTTGGCGTACAGGCCTGCAGCATCCACGCCGGAGACATCCGGACCGGCATCAACGCCAACCGGATCAGAGATTACGATCCCCAAGACCCTACCTACAAAGAGCGTTTCGAACGGGTATATGCCAATATCGACAAGGATGTGGAAAAAGGCCTGCCGGCGGAAGAAGTGGCCCGCCAGGTGATCCGGGCGCTGGAATCCCCGCGCCTGCGCCGGTATTACACCATCGGAAAGCCGCTGCAGCGGTTGTCCATCCTGGCCCGGCGCCTGCTGCCGGCGCCGCTGTTCGAGCGGATTATCCGGGGGTATAGTGGGATGGGGTGA
- a CDS encoding response regulator has product MRLFNVSERIVLLLFAFAGHALPAQEQLAFRHINKKNGLSQNSVFAIAQDGKGFMWFGTRDGLNKYDGYRIIAYRHSQTDPRSIVSDDIRALYYDEFANSLWACTPDGLSQYQEATDDFLNYIAAAERPVALSGRSVRCVLRDSKKRLWVGTDGGLNLCHSEENEFTAFRHDEAAPESLSSNDIKAIYEGREKQIWIGTEEGLNQLVEEEGKKLHFERVLNQAGTPLLLPDQHIKAILEDGKGNIWIGMHNGGVSCWDRENGKLFHYQNEAGNLHSLSHNNVRSIAIGPDSSLWVGTFVGLNKFLPEQNRFQRFLNEESDFYSLSSSSVRSLFFDKRGSLWVGTYYGGVEFLDKESNRFQNFQRQPQGNCISHNVVSSFLEEEDGNLWIGTEGGGLNYFNRKTGKFSHYTVDKAQPNGISGNNVKTLLKDGDKLWIGTFAQGLDLLDISQGTFRNFRHEPGKSNTLSDNNVYSLLKEGDKLWIATYGGGLNRLNLNTLAFEVFQHDANEAPSLCSNLARLIFKDSQNRIWVGTDNGLDLLMNNRFVHFLPGTAIYSMYESREGMLWVGSYSNGLYALDSDGKVQVNYTEADGLPGHTIFGILEDNTGKIWLSTNNGLAKLDRQRQSFTGYNYSDGLRNLEFNFNAYYKTRSGELLFGGTSGFTLFRPEDIQVNTFVPPVVFTELKTFNRPVKVNGADGLLSKEINLTEALTFPYNKANFSLSFAALDYFNPENNRYAYILEGLDADWKYTQGETEVTYTIQRPGDYTFHLKGANSDGIWNNTERLLRIEVLPPPWRTWWAYLIYGFLLAMSVFGIVRFIGLRHRLQLEQVAKEKQEELHQAKLRFFTNIAHEFRTPLTLILGPLEELTRKQEASGPVHRQLLSIQNNAQRLLNLVNQLLTFRKLEGEHEQMQVAEGNIVLFVKEIFLSFQENARLRNMEYSFSSSSGSIMAWYDRDKLEKVFYNLLSNAFKFTPDGGAIAMRITRNEDAICIQTSDTGRGIPAALHEQVFKRFYEKEVAFRHSFKGTGIGLAVSRQLVEMHHGQITVRSEQGSGATFEVKIPLGRKHFSEKEVIQGFRNSEDISFYQMQPVNSALEAPELTALPSQAATEPATSAPEDAPLLLIIEDNPEVQRYIQDIFKNIYRTITANDGEEGLKRAIKELPGLIISDVMMPKMDGITLCSKLKTNLRTSHIPVLLLTARTALIFKLEGLETGADDYVTKPFSPEELRLRARNILQARQRMREKFARILNLEPKEVTLTSADEEFLNRAIQLMEKQMGNPGFTVEQFAHEMAVSRPLLFIKIKAITNYTPNNFIKMIRLKRAAQLLGQKKLGVAEVAYKVGFKDPRYFSKCFQKEFEKTPTEYMEG; this is encoded by the coding sequence GTGAGGTTATTCAACGTTTCAGAACGAATAGTGCTCCTCCTATTTGCCTTTGCCGGGCATGCCCTGCCCGCCCAGGAACAGTTGGCCTTTCGGCACATCAACAAAAAGAATGGCCTCTCCCAGAACTCCGTTTTCGCCATCGCTCAGGACGGCAAAGGGTTTATGTGGTTTGGCACCCGAGATGGGCTGAATAAGTACGATGGCTACCGGATCATTGCCTACCGGCATTCTCAAACCGATCCGCGCAGCATCGTTTCTGACGACATACGCGCATTGTACTATGACGAGTTTGCCAACAGCCTGTGGGCCTGCACGCCGGATGGCCTGAGCCAATACCAGGAAGCTACCGACGATTTCCTGAATTACATTGCGGCGGCGGAAAGGCCTGTTGCCTTGTCCGGAAGGTCTGTACGCTGCGTGCTGAGAGATTCAAAAAAGCGATTGTGGGTAGGTACGGACGGGGGGCTCAACCTTTGCCATTCTGAAGAAAATGAGTTTACCGCCTTCCGCCATGACGAAGCAGCCCCGGAAAGTTTATCCTCCAATGACATTAAGGCCATTTATGAGGGCCGGGAAAAGCAAATATGGATAGGAACCGAAGAAGGCCTCAACCAGCTGGTGGAAGAAGAGGGAAAAAAACTCCATTTTGAAAGGGTTTTGAATCAAGCGGGCACCCCTCTACTGCTACCCGATCAGCACATCAAAGCCATACTTGAAGACGGGAAAGGCAATATATGGATCGGAATGCACAATGGAGGGGTGAGTTGCTGGGACCGGGAAAACGGAAAGCTGTTCCATTATCAAAATGAAGCGGGCAACCTGCACTCCCTTAGCCACAACAATGTGCGTTCCATAGCGATCGGGCCGGACAGCAGCCTGTGGGTAGGCACTTTCGTAGGGCTCAATAAATTTTTGCCGGAACAAAACCGCTTTCAGCGCTTCCTGAATGAAGAGTCCGACTTCTACAGCCTTAGCAGCAGTTCGGTGAGGTCCCTGTTTTTCGATAAGCGAGGAAGCCTTTGGGTGGGTACTTACTACGGAGGGGTTGAGTTTCTGGACAAGGAGAGCAACCGCTTTCAGAATTTCCAGCGCCAACCCCAGGGCAACTGCATCAGCCATAATGTCGTCAGCTCCTTCCTCGAAGAAGAAGACGGTAACCTCTGGATCGGCACGGAGGGGGGCGGATTGAATTATTTCAACCGGAAAACCGGCAAATTCAGCCATTATACAGTGGATAAGGCCCAGCCCAATGGGATCAGCGGCAACAATGTGAAAACCCTGCTCAAGGATGGCGATAAGCTGTGGATAGGGACCTTTGCCCAGGGGCTTGACCTTCTGGACATCAGCCAGGGCACTTTCCGAAACTTCCGCCATGAACCAGGCAAAAGCAACACCCTTTCCGACAACAACGTTTACAGCCTGCTCAAGGAAGGCGATAAACTTTGGATAGCCACCTATGGCGGCGGCCTGAACCGGCTGAACCTGAACACCCTGGCCTTTGAGGTATTTCAGCACGATGCCAATGAGGCGCCTTCTCTTTGCTCCAATCTGGCGCGGCTGATCTTTAAAGATTCCCAAAACCGCATCTGGGTGGGCACGGACAATGGGCTCGACCTGCTGATGAATAACCGCTTTGTCCATTTCCTGCCCGGTACCGCAATCTATTCCATGTATGAATCCCGGGAGGGAATGCTCTGGGTTGGAAGTTACTCCAACGGTTTGTATGCGCTCGACAGCGATGGGAAAGTACAGGTCAATTATACAGAGGCCGATGGCCTGCCTGGGCACACCATATTCGGCATACTGGAAGACAATACCGGCAAAATATGGCTCAGCACCAACAACGGCCTGGCCAAACTGGACCGGCAGCGCCAAAGCTTTACCGGCTACAATTACTCCGATGGCCTGAGAAACCTGGAGTTCAATTTCAATGCCTATTACAAGACCCGTTCCGGAGAGCTGCTGTTCGGCGGCACCAGCGGCTTTACCCTTTTCCGCCCGGAAGACATCCAGGTCAACACCTTTGTGCCTCCAGTCGTTTTTACCGAACTGAAGACCTTCAACCGCCCGGTAAAGGTAAACGGCGCCGATGGCCTGCTCTCCAAAGAAATCAACCTCACAGAGGCCCTTACCTTCCCTTACAACAAAGCCAATTTCTCCCTCAGTTTTGCCGCCCTTGATTACTTCAACCCTGAGAACAACCGCTATGCTTACATTCTGGAAGGGCTCGACGCCGACTGGAAGTATACCCAGGGAGAGACGGAGGTTACTTATACCATACAACGGCCAGGTGATTATACCTTCCACCTCAAAGGCGCCAACAGCGACGGCATTTGGAACAACACCGAACGATTGCTTCGCATTGAAGTCTTGCCTCCCCCCTGGCGTACCTGGTGGGCTTATTTGATCTATGGCTTTCTTCTGGCAATGAGTGTTTTCGGCATTGTGAGGTTCATCGGCCTCCGCCACCGGTTGCAGTTGGAACAGGTAGCCAAGGAAAAACAGGAGGAGTTGCATCAGGCCAAACTGCGGTTCTTCACCAACATCGCCCACGAATTCCGCACTCCGCTGACCCTTATCCTCGGGCCCCTGGAGGAGCTTACCAGAAAGCAGGAAGCCAGCGGCCCGGTACACCGGCAGTTGCTTTCTATCCAAAACAATGCCCAGCGGCTGCTCAACCTGGTCAACCAGTTGCTTACCTTTCGGAAACTGGAAGGAGAACACGAACAAATGCAGGTGGCCGAAGGCAATATCGTCCTGTTCGTCAAGGAAATTTTCCTCTCTTTTCAGGAGAATGCCCGCCTCCGGAATATGGAGTATTCTTTTTCCAGCAGCAGCGGCAGCATAATGGCCTGGTACGACCGGGATAAACTGGAGAAGGTATTCTACAACCTGCTTTCCAATGCCTTTAAGTTCACCCCCGACGGAGGAGCGATTGCCATGCGCATCACCCGAAACGAAGATGCGATATGCATTCAAACCAGCGATACCGGCAGGGGCATACCCGCAGCGTTGCACGAGCAGGTGTTCAAACGCTTCTACGAAAAGGAAGTGGCCTTCCGCCATTCTTTCAAAGGTACCGGCATCGGGCTGGCGGTGTCCAGGCAACTGGTGGAAATGCACCACGGGCAGATCACTGTCCGCAGTGAGCAAGGGTCGGGGGCAACCTTTGAAGTAAAGATTCCATTGGGCAGGAAACACTTCAGCGAAAAAGAGGTTATCCAAGGGTTCAGGAACAGCGAGGATATTTCCTTTTACCAAATGCAGCCCGTCAACTCCGCCTTGGAAGCCCCGGAGTTGACGGCTTTGCCTTCGCAGGCAGCAACTGAGCCTGCCACTTCAGCTCCGGAAGACGCGCCCCTGTTGCTCATCATCGAAGACAATCCCGAAGTGCAGCGTTACATTCAGGACATCTTTAAAAACATTTACCGCACCATCACCGCCAATGATGGCGAAGAAGGCTTGAAACGGGCCATAAAAGAATTGCCTGGCCTGATCATCAGCGATGTCATGATGCCTAAAATGGACGGCATCACCCTGTGCAGTAAATTGAAGACGAACCTCCGCACCAGCCACATCCCCGTTTTGCTGCTGACTGCCCGCACGGCCCTGATCTTTAAGCTGGAAGGGCTGGAAACCGGCGCCGATGATTACGTCACCAAGCCCTTCAGCCCGGAAGAACTCCGGCTGCGCGCCCGCAACATTCTGCAGGCCCGGCAAAGAATGCGGGAAAAATTCGCCCGGATACTCAACCTGGAACCCAAAGAAGTAACCCTTACCTCTGCCGATGAGGAGTTTCTGAACCGGGCGATACAACTCATGGAAAAGCAGATGGGAAACCCCGGCTTCACCGTTGAGCAGTTTGCCCATGAGATGGCGGTCAGCCGCCCCTTGCTGTTCATCAAGATCAAAGCAATCACCAACTACACGCCCAACAATTTCATCAAAATGATCCGCCTGAAGCGCGCCGCGCAACTGCTGGGGCAAAAGAAGCTCGGAGTAGCCGAAGTGGCCTATAAAGTTGGCTTTAAAGACCCTCGGTATTTCAGCAAATGCTTCCAGAAGGAATTTGAAAAAACTCCGACAGAATATATGGAAGGTTGA